Proteins encoded by one window of Scatophagus argus isolate fScaArg1 chromosome 8, fScaArg1.pri, whole genome shotgun sequence:
- the LOC124063169 gene encoding myosin-7B-like isoform X2 yields MSRFLDMKEFGEAGRYLRLTNLEQLAAKAQAFDGTKRVWMPDDAEAYVEVEIREVNGDKATVEAKDGRFLVAKEADLQPMNPPKFDMIEDMAMLTHLNEASVLFNLRRRYSMWMIYTYSGLFCVTVNPYKWLPVYSADVVTAYKGRRRADTPPHIYAIADNAYTDLLQNRENQAMLITGESGAGKTVNTKRVIQYFAIVAALGENVKKGGSLEDQIIEANPAMEAFGNAKTIRNDNSSRFGKFIRIHFGPTGRLASADIDIYLLEKSRVVFQQPGERSYHIYYQILSNHKPELQDMLLVTTNPYDYHFCSQGETTVDSINDGEELKLTDHAMDTLGFTPEEKYGCYKIVGAIMHFGNMKFKKKQREEQAEANGTESVDKAAYLMGISSADLLKGLLHPRVKVGNEFIVKGQTVEQVNYAVAALAKATYDRMFKWLVGRINSSLSTSLPRQYFIGVLDIAGFEIFEFNNFEQLCINFTNEKLQQYFNHHMFILEQEEYKTEGIEWTFIDFGLDLQACIDLIEKPMGILSIMEEECMFPKATDHSFKTKLYDNHLGKSPNFQRPRPDKKRKYETHFEVVHYAGVVPYNITGWLDKNRDPLNETVVALFQKSSNKLMAGLFENYISSEMASDPKAETKLRKRKAASFQTVSQLHKENLNKLMANLRSTQPHFVRCIIPNESKNPGVMDPFLVLHQLRCNGVLEGIRICRKGFPNRILYAEFKQRYRILNPTAIPEDSFVDSRKAVEKLLGSLDIDHTQYKFGHTKVFFKAGLLGQLEDMRDSRLSQILTIVQAMARGKLMRMERQKMMLQRDAVMVIQFNLRAFFSVRTWPWMMLFYKLRPLLRSAQVEKELAALNEDFKKLKEAFDRSEVKRREAEERQVVLVQEKNDLALQLQAEQDNLTDAEDRCNQLIQSKIAQESRLKDMQERLEDEEEVSAKLMSKKRQLEDEVASLKRDVDDLEMTLAKVEKERHGVENKVKNLSQEMCVLDETIASLNREKAALQEAHQQVLNDLQAQEDKVNMLAKTKARLEQQVDNVESSLAQEKKVRMDLERTKRKLEGDLKLSMDSVRDLEQQKEELEERLKKKDFELGQLQSKMEDEQSLVAQLQKKLKEHQTRIEELEEALEAERAWRSKAERQRNDVARELEDLGEKLEEAGGASAAQIALNRKREADFLKLRRELEEAGLHHEAMAATLRKKHLDTVAELSEQIDALQRAKQKLDKEKAEIRLEADDLAANVEQLSRAKAAVEKMCRVYEDQLNETRGRAEELQRQLNEVSAQKARALTETAEYSRRLEERDTMIGQLQRSKAGVCQNYEDLKRQLEEESKARVALAHAVQASRHDCSLLREQLEEEQEAKAELQRALSKANSQVVEWRAKYETDAVLRIEELEDAKKKLVVKVQTVQEAVEASQAKCSSLEKSKHGLQTEIEDLVIELERSNAAALALDKRQRNFDKLLSDWKLKFEESQTELEASQKESRSLSTELFKLKNCYEEALDHLETVKRENKNLQEEILDLTDQISQGGKTIHELERTKKLLNVEKSDIKTALEEAEGTLEHEETKTLRFQMELQQLRTEIERKIAEKDEEIDNLRRSYQRSLETMQASLEAEVRSRSEAVRLRKKMESDLNEMEIHLGHANRQAAESQRMIRHLQSQVKEQQVDLEDKVQLNNQLKEQIVLLERRFSLMTVEEEELREILEQTDRARKMAEHELVEVAEKVNLLTTQNAGLVSSKRKLEADLSVLTGEVEEAMLESHSAEEKAKKAITDAALMAEELKKEQDSSSMLERMKKNMVSTVKELQVKMDEAEQVALRGGKKQLHKLETRVRGLQTELMVEHKRSEEYQKGVRRYERRCKELMYQSEEDRKTLMRMQELIDKLQTKVKSYKRQAENAEEQVSCNAARFRKVQHELDDAEERADMAETTVNKLRIRAREQSSKVAIIAE; encoded by the exons ATGTCTCGGTTCCTGGACATGAAGGAGTTTGGAGAAGCCGGTCGCTACCTTCGCCTCACCAACCTGGAGCAGCTGGCGGCCAAGGCCCAGGCTTTCGACG GCACAAAGCGGGTTTGGATGCCTGATGATGCTGAAGCATACGTAGAAGTGGAGATCAGAGAGGTGAACGGAGACAAGGCCACCGTGGAGGCCAAGGACGGAAGG TTCCTGGTAGCGAAAGAAGCCGACCTGCAGCCGATGAACCCTCCAAAGTTTGACATGATTGAGGACATGGCCATGCTGACTCACCTGAACGAAGCTTCGGTCCTCTTCAACCTGAGGAGGAGATACAGCATGTGGATGATCTAT acctaCTCTGGTCTGTTCTGCGTGACAGTCAACCCGTACAAATGGCTGCCGGTCTACTCTGCTGACGTGGTAACGGCCTACAAGGGGCGGCGGCGGGCAGACACTCCGCCACACATCTACGCCATCGCTGACAACGCCTACACCGACCTACTGCAAA ATCGGGAGAACCAGGCGATGCTGATCAC cGGTGAGTCCGGTGCAGGGAAAACAGTCAACACCAAGCGGGTGATTCAGTACTTTGCCATCGTCGCTGCTCTGGGTGAAAACGTGAAGAAAGGG GGGTCTTTAGAGGACCAGATCATTGAAGCCAATCCAGCCATGGAGGCGTTCGGCAACGCCAAAACCATCCGCAATGACAACTCGTCTCGCTTT ggCAAGTTCATCAGGATTCATTTCGGGCCGACTGGGAGGCTGGCGTCTGCTGACATCGACATCT aTCTCCTAGAAAAGTCCAGAGTTGTGTTCCAGCAGCCAGGAGAGAGAAGCTACCACATCTACTACCAGATCCTGTCCAATCACAAGCCTGAACTACAAG ACATGCTGTTGGTGACCACCAACCCCTACGACTACCACTTCTGCTCTCAGGGCGAAACCACAGTCGACAGTATCAACGACGGAGAGGAGCTGAAGCTCACTGAT CATGCCATGGACACACTGGGCTTCACTCCAGAGGAGAAGTACGGCTGCTATAAGATCGTCGGAGCCATTATGCACTTTGGTAACATGAAGTTCaagaagaagcagagggaggagcAGGCCGAGGCCAACGGCACAGAGA gtgtGGACAAGGCAGCATATTTGATGGGCATCAGCTCTGCTGACCTGCTGAAAGGACTGCTGCACCCCCGCGTCAAAGTCGGAAACGAGTTCATCGTCAAAGGACAGACTGTAGAACAG gtcAACTACGCAGTGGCAGCCCTGGCCAAAGCCACGTATGACCGCATGTTTAAGTGGTTGGTGGGTCGCATCAACTCATCCTTATCCACCTCTCTGCCTCGCCAGTACTTCATTGGCGTCCTTGACATCGCCGGCTTTGAGATCTTTGAG TTCAATAACTTTGAGCAGCTGTGTATCAACTTCACCAAcgagaagctgcagcagtatTTCAACCACCATATGTTCATCCTGGAGCAGGAGGAGTACAAGACCGAGGGGATAGAGTGGACCTTCATAGACTTCGGTTTGGACTTGCAGGCCTGTATAGACCTCATAGAGAAG CCCATGGGTATTCTGTCCATCATGGAGGAGGAGTGTATGTTCCCCAAAGCCACGGACCACAGCTTTAAAACCAAACTCTATGACAACCATCTGGGGAAGTCGCCCAACTTCCAGCGGCCGCGGCCGGACAAGAAGCGCAAATATGAGACGCACTTTGAGGTGGTTCACTATGCTGGAGTG GTGCCGTACAATATCACTGGCTGGCTGGATAAGAACAGAGATCCTCTGAATGAGACGGTGGTGGCTCTGTTCCAGAAATCCTCCAACAAACTAATGGCTGGACTATTTGAGAACTACATCAGCTCTGAGATGG ccAGTGATCCAAAGGCCGAAACCAAACTCAGGAAGAGGAAAGCAGCATCCTTCCAGACAGTTTCACAGTTACACAAG GAGAATCTGAACAAGCTGATGGCGAACCTCCGCAGCACTCAGCCTCACTTTGTCCGCTGCATCATCCCCAATGAGTCCAAGAATCCAG gTGTGATGGATCCCTTCCTGGTCCTTCATCAGTTGAGGTGTAATGGCGTCCTTGAGGGGATCAGGATTTGCAGGAAGGGCTTTCCAAATCGTATCCTGTATGCTGAGTTTAAACAACG TTATCGCATCTTGAATCCGACTGCGATTCCAGAGGACTCGTTTGTGGACAGCAGGAAAGCTGTGGAGAAGCTGCTGGGCTCTCTGGACATAGACCACACCCAGTACAAGTTTGGTCACACTAAG GTGTTTTTTAAGGCGGGTCTGTTGGGTCAGCTGGAGGACATGAGGGACTCCCGTCTGTCTCAGATCCTCACTATCGTTCAGGCCATGGCCAGAGGGAAGCTGATGAGGATGGAACGACAGAAGATGATGCTGCAAAG GGATGCTGTAATGGTGATCCAGTTCAACCTCAGAGCTTTCTTCTCCGTGAGGACTTGGCCCTGGATGATGTTGTTCTATAAGCTCCGCCCCCTGCTCAGGAGTGCCCAGGTGGAGAAAGAGCTGGCTGCTCTCAATGAAGATTTCAAGAAATTAAAAGAAGCCTTTGACAG GTCAGAGGTAAAGCGTCGTGAGGCGGAGGAGCGGCAGGTGGTTTTGGTTCAGGAGAAAAATGACCTGGCTCTGCAGCTTCAAGCT GAGCAGGACAACCTGACGGACGCAGAGGACCGCTGCAACCAGCTGATTCAGTCCAAAATTGCTCAGGAGTCGAGGCTGAAGGATATGCAGGAGCGTctggaggacgaggaggaagtGAGTGCCAAGCTGATGTCCAAGAAACGTCAGCTGGAAGATGAGGTGGCCTCACTGAAGAGAGATGTGGATGACCTGGAGATGACTCTGGCTaaagtggagaaagagagacatggAGTGGAGAACAAG GTGAAGAACCTGTCTCAGGAGATGTGTGTCCTGGACGAAACCATAGCGTCTCTGAACAGAGAGAAAGCCGCCCTGCAGGAAGCTCACCAACAGGTTCTGAATGACCTTCAGGCACAGGAAGACAAGGTTAACATGCTGGCCAAGACAAAAGCCCGACTGGAGCAGCAAGTGGACAAT GTGGAAAGTTCCTTGGCCCAGGAGAAGAAAGTGCGGATGGATCTGGAACGAACCAAAAGGAAGCTGGAGGGGGATCTGAAGCTATCCATGGACTCAGTGAGGGACCTGGAACAGCagaaagaggagctggaggagagactGAAAAA AAAAGACTTTGAGTTGGGTCAGCTTCAATCTAAAATGGAGGACGAACAGAGTTTGGTTGCTCAGCTTCAGAAGAAATTGAAAGAGCATCAG ACTCGCattgaggagctggaggaggcgCTGGAGGCAGAGCGAGCCTGGCGCTCCAAAGCTGAACGCCAGAGGAACGACGTTGCCAGAGAGCTGGAGGACCTTGGAGAGAAActggaggaggcaggaggagccTCTGCTGCTCAGATCGCTCTCAACAG GAAGAGGGAGGCAGACTTCCTGAAGCTGAGACGGGAGCTGGAGGAGGCGGGGCTCCACCACGAGGCTATGGCCGCCACTCTGAGAAAGAAGCACTTGGACACAGTGGCAGAGCTCAGCGAGCAGATCGACGCTCTGCAGAGAGCTAAGCAGAAACTGGACAAGGAGAAGGCCGAGATCCGGCTGGAGGCTGACGACTTGGCTGCTAACGTGGAGCAGCTGTCCAGGGCCAAG gcagctGTAGAGAAGATGTGCAGGGTTTATGAAGACCAGCTGAATGAAACCAGGGGCAGAGCcgaggagctgcagagacaaCTAAATGAAGTTTCTGCTCAGAAAGCACGAGCACTCACAGAGACTG CTGAGTACAGCCGGCGTCTGGAGGAGCGGGACACTATGATTGGTCAGCTCCAGCGCTCCAAGGCGGGTGTTTGTCAAAACTATGAAGATCTGaagaggcagctggaggaggagagcaaa gctcGTGTAGCACTGGCCCATGCGGTGCAGGCGTCTCGACATGACTGCAGCCTGCTCAGAGAGCAGcttgaggaggagcaggaggccaaGGCTGAACTGCAGAGGGCGCTGTCCAAAGCCAACAGCCAGGTGGTCGAGTGGAGAGCCAAGTACGAGACTGATGCTGTGCTGAGAATAGAGGAGCTGGAAGACGCAAA GAAGAAGCTGGTGGTCAAAGTGCAGACTGTTCAGGAGGCCGTGGAGGCGTCTCAGGCCAAATGCTCCTCACTGGAGAAATCTAAACACGGTCTACAGACAGAGATCGAAGACCTGGTGATTGAACTGGAACGATCCAACGCTGCTGCTCTGGCTCTGGACAAGAGGCAACGCAACTTTGACAAG CTGTTGAGCGACTGGAAGCTGAAGTTTGAGGAAAGCCAGACAGAACTGGAGGCATCGCAGAAAGAGTCCCGCAGTCTGAGCACTGAGCTCTTCAAACTGAAGAACTGCTACGAAGAAGCTCTGGACCATCTGGAGACAGTTAAGCGAGAAAACAAGAACCTGCAAG AGGAGATACTGGACCTGACAGATCAGATCAGCCAGGGAGGGAAGACCATCCACGAGCTGGAGAGAACGAAAAAGCTCCTCAATGTGGAGAAGAGTGATATCAAAACAGCTCTAGAGGAAGCAGAG GGTACTCTGGAGCATGAGGAGACCAAGACCTTGAGATTTCAGATGGAGTTGCAGCAGCTAAGGACTGAGATCGAACGCAAGATtgcagagaaagatgaggagatcGACAATCTCAG GCGGAGCTACCAGCGCTCTCTGGAGACCATGCAGGCCAGCTTGGAGGCTGAGGTCCGCAGTCGCAGCGAGGCCGTTCGtctgaggaagaagatggaaTCTGACCTGAATGAGATGGAGATTCACCTGGGACACgcaaacagacaggcagccgAGAGCCAGAGGATGATCAGACACCTGCAGTCACAG GTTAAGGAGCAACAGGTGGACCTGGAAGACAAAGTCCAGCTGAACAATCAGCTCAAGGAACAGATCGTCCTGCTGGAGCGACGTTTTTCATTGAtgacagtggaggaggaggagctacGGGAGATCCTGGAACAAACCGACCGCGCCCGCAAGATGGCCGAAcatgagctggtggaagtggcaGAGAAAGTAAACTTGCTCACCACACAg AACGCAGGCCTGGTGAGCAGTAAGAGGAAGCTGGAGGCGGATCTGTCTGTGCTGAcgggagaggtggaggaggccaTGCTGGAGAGTCACAGCGCCGAAGAGAAGGCCAAGAAAGCCATCACTGAT GCGGCTCTGATGGCcgaggagctgaagaaggagcaggacagcagcagtaTGTTGGAGAGAATGAAGAAGAACATGGTGTCCACGGTGAAAG agctgcaggtcaaAATGGACGAGGCGGAGCAGGTGGCGCTGAGGGGAGGAAAGAAACAACTTCATAAACTGGAAACGAGA gtgaGGGGGCTGCAGACCGAGCTGATGGTGGAGCATAAGAGAAGCGAGGAGTATCAGAAAGGAGTCCGTCGCTACGAGAGGAGATGCAAAGAGCTGATGTACCAG TcggaggaggacaggaagactCTGATGAGGATGCAGGAGCTGATTGATAAGCTTCAGACCAAAGTTAAGAGCTACAAGAGACAAGCTGAGAATGCA GAGGAGCAGGTGAGCTGCAATGCAGCACGTTTCAGGAAAGTTCAACACGAGCTGGATGACGCTGAGGAGAGAGCTGACATGGCTGAGACGACCGTCAACAAGCTGCGGATTCGAGCCCGCGAGCAGAGCAGCAAAGTGGCCATA atcGCTGAGTGA
- the LOC124063169 gene encoding myosin-7-like isoform X1 — translation MLITGESGAGKTVNTKRVIQYFAIVAALGENVKKGGSLEDQIIEANPAMEAFGNAKTIRNDNSSRFGKFIRIHFGPTGRLASADIDIYLLEKSRVVFQQPGERSYHIYYQILSNHKPELQDMLLVTTNPYDYHFCSQGETTVDSINDGEELKLTDHAMDTLGFTPEEKYGCYKIVGAIMHFGNMKFKKKQREEQAEANGTESVDKAAYLMGISSADLLKGLLHPRVKVGNEFIVKGQTVEQVNYAVAALAKATYDRMFKWLVGRINSSLSTSLPRQYFIGVLDIAGFEIFEFNNFEQLCINFTNEKLQQYFNHHMFILEQEEYKTEGIEWTFIDFGLDLQACIDLIEKPMGILSIMEEECMFPKATDHSFKTKLYDNHLGKSPNFQRPRPDKKRKYETHFEVVHYAGVVPYNITGWLDKNRDPLNETVVALFQKSSNKLMAGLFENYISSEMASDPKAETKLRKRKAASFQTVSQLHKENLNKLMANLRSTQPHFVRCIIPNESKNPGVMDPFLVLHQLRCNGVLEGIRICRKGFPNRILYAEFKQRYRILNPTAIPEDSFVDSRKAVEKLLGSLDIDHTQYKFGHTKVFFKAGLLGQLEDMRDSRLSQILTIVQAMARGKLMRMERQKMMLQRDAVMVIQFNLRAFFSVRTWPWMMLFYKLRPLLRSAQVEKELAALNEDFKKLKEAFDRSEVKRREAEERQVVLVQEKNDLALQLQAEQDNLTDAEDRCNQLIQSKIAQESRLKDMQERLEDEEEVSAKLMSKKRQLEDEVASLKRDVDDLEMTLAKVEKERHGVENKVKNLSQEMCVLDETIASLNREKAALQEAHQQVLNDLQAQEDKVNMLAKTKARLEQQVDNVESSLAQEKKVRMDLERTKRKLEGDLKLSMDSVRDLEQQKEELEERLKKKDFELGQLQSKMEDEQSLVAQLQKKLKEHQTRIEELEEALEAERAWRSKAERQRNDVARELEDLGEKLEEAGGASAAQIALNRKREADFLKLRRELEEAGLHHEAMAATLRKKHLDTVAELSEQIDALQRAKQKLDKEKAEIRLEADDLAANVEQLSRAKAAVEKMCRVYEDQLNETRGRAEELQRQLNEVSAQKARALTETAEYSRRLEERDTMIGQLQRSKAGVCQNYEDLKRQLEEESKARVALAHAVQASRHDCSLLREQLEEEQEAKAELQRALSKANSQVVEWRAKYETDAVLRIEELEDAKKKLVVKVQTVQEAVEASQAKCSSLEKSKHGLQTEIEDLVIELERSNAAALALDKRQRNFDKLLSDWKLKFEESQTELEASQKESRSLSTELFKLKNCYEEALDHLETVKRENKNLQEEILDLTDQISQGGKTIHELERTKKLLNVEKSDIKTALEEAEGTLEHEETKTLRFQMELQQLRTEIERKIAEKDEEIDNLRRSYQRSLETMQASLEAEVRSRSEAVRLRKKMESDLNEMEIHLGHANRQAAESQRMIRHLQSQVKEQQVDLEDKVQLNNQLKEQIVLLERRFSLMTVEEEELREILEQTDRARKMAEHELVEVAEKVNLLTTQNAGLVSSKRKLEADLSVLTGEVEEAMLESHSAEEKAKKAITDAALMAEELKKEQDSSSMLERMKKNMVSTVKELQVKMDEAEQVALRGGKKQLHKLETRVRGLQTELMVEHKRSEEYQKGVRRYERRCKELMYQSEEDRKTLMRMQELIDKLQTKVKSYKRQAENAEEQVSCNAARFRKVQHELDDAEERADMAETTVNKLRIRAREQSSKVAIIAE, via the exons ATGCTGATCAC cGGTGAGTCCGGTGCAGGGAAAACAGTCAACACCAAGCGGGTGATTCAGTACTTTGCCATCGTCGCTGCTCTGGGTGAAAACGTGAAGAAAGGG GGGTCTTTAGAGGACCAGATCATTGAAGCCAATCCAGCCATGGAGGCGTTCGGCAACGCCAAAACCATCCGCAATGACAACTCGTCTCGCTTT ggCAAGTTCATCAGGATTCATTTCGGGCCGACTGGGAGGCTGGCGTCTGCTGACATCGACATCT aTCTCCTAGAAAAGTCCAGAGTTGTGTTCCAGCAGCCAGGAGAGAGAAGCTACCACATCTACTACCAGATCCTGTCCAATCACAAGCCTGAACTACAAG ACATGCTGTTGGTGACCACCAACCCCTACGACTACCACTTCTGCTCTCAGGGCGAAACCACAGTCGACAGTATCAACGACGGAGAGGAGCTGAAGCTCACTGAT CATGCCATGGACACACTGGGCTTCACTCCAGAGGAGAAGTACGGCTGCTATAAGATCGTCGGAGCCATTATGCACTTTGGTAACATGAAGTTCaagaagaagcagagggaggagcAGGCCGAGGCCAACGGCACAGAGA gtgtGGACAAGGCAGCATATTTGATGGGCATCAGCTCTGCTGACCTGCTGAAAGGACTGCTGCACCCCCGCGTCAAAGTCGGAAACGAGTTCATCGTCAAAGGACAGACTGTAGAACAG gtcAACTACGCAGTGGCAGCCCTGGCCAAAGCCACGTATGACCGCATGTTTAAGTGGTTGGTGGGTCGCATCAACTCATCCTTATCCACCTCTCTGCCTCGCCAGTACTTCATTGGCGTCCTTGACATCGCCGGCTTTGAGATCTTTGAG TTCAATAACTTTGAGCAGCTGTGTATCAACTTCACCAAcgagaagctgcagcagtatTTCAACCACCATATGTTCATCCTGGAGCAGGAGGAGTACAAGACCGAGGGGATAGAGTGGACCTTCATAGACTTCGGTTTGGACTTGCAGGCCTGTATAGACCTCATAGAGAAG CCCATGGGTATTCTGTCCATCATGGAGGAGGAGTGTATGTTCCCCAAAGCCACGGACCACAGCTTTAAAACCAAACTCTATGACAACCATCTGGGGAAGTCGCCCAACTTCCAGCGGCCGCGGCCGGACAAGAAGCGCAAATATGAGACGCACTTTGAGGTGGTTCACTATGCTGGAGTG GTGCCGTACAATATCACTGGCTGGCTGGATAAGAACAGAGATCCTCTGAATGAGACGGTGGTGGCTCTGTTCCAGAAATCCTCCAACAAACTAATGGCTGGACTATTTGAGAACTACATCAGCTCTGAGATGG ccAGTGATCCAAAGGCCGAAACCAAACTCAGGAAGAGGAAAGCAGCATCCTTCCAGACAGTTTCACAGTTACACAAG GAGAATCTGAACAAGCTGATGGCGAACCTCCGCAGCACTCAGCCTCACTTTGTCCGCTGCATCATCCCCAATGAGTCCAAGAATCCAG gTGTGATGGATCCCTTCCTGGTCCTTCATCAGTTGAGGTGTAATGGCGTCCTTGAGGGGATCAGGATTTGCAGGAAGGGCTTTCCAAATCGTATCCTGTATGCTGAGTTTAAACAACG TTATCGCATCTTGAATCCGACTGCGATTCCAGAGGACTCGTTTGTGGACAGCAGGAAAGCTGTGGAGAAGCTGCTGGGCTCTCTGGACATAGACCACACCCAGTACAAGTTTGGTCACACTAAG GTGTTTTTTAAGGCGGGTCTGTTGGGTCAGCTGGAGGACATGAGGGACTCCCGTCTGTCTCAGATCCTCACTATCGTTCAGGCCATGGCCAGAGGGAAGCTGATGAGGATGGAACGACAGAAGATGATGCTGCAAAG GGATGCTGTAATGGTGATCCAGTTCAACCTCAGAGCTTTCTTCTCCGTGAGGACTTGGCCCTGGATGATGTTGTTCTATAAGCTCCGCCCCCTGCTCAGGAGTGCCCAGGTGGAGAAAGAGCTGGCTGCTCTCAATGAAGATTTCAAGAAATTAAAAGAAGCCTTTGACAG GTCAGAGGTAAAGCGTCGTGAGGCGGAGGAGCGGCAGGTGGTTTTGGTTCAGGAGAAAAATGACCTGGCTCTGCAGCTTCAAGCT GAGCAGGACAACCTGACGGACGCAGAGGACCGCTGCAACCAGCTGATTCAGTCCAAAATTGCTCAGGAGTCGAGGCTGAAGGATATGCAGGAGCGTctggaggacgaggaggaagtGAGTGCCAAGCTGATGTCCAAGAAACGTCAGCTGGAAGATGAGGTGGCCTCACTGAAGAGAGATGTGGATGACCTGGAGATGACTCTGGCTaaagtggagaaagagagacatggAGTGGAGAACAAG GTGAAGAACCTGTCTCAGGAGATGTGTGTCCTGGACGAAACCATAGCGTCTCTGAACAGAGAGAAAGCCGCCCTGCAGGAAGCTCACCAACAGGTTCTGAATGACCTTCAGGCACAGGAAGACAAGGTTAACATGCTGGCCAAGACAAAAGCCCGACTGGAGCAGCAAGTGGACAAT GTGGAAAGTTCCTTGGCCCAGGAGAAGAAAGTGCGGATGGATCTGGAACGAACCAAAAGGAAGCTGGAGGGGGATCTGAAGCTATCCATGGACTCAGTGAGGGACCTGGAACAGCagaaagaggagctggaggagagactGAAAAA AAAAGACTTTGAGTTGGGTCAGCTTCAATCTAAAATGGAGGACGAACAGAGTTTGGTTGCTCAGCTTCAGAAGAAATTGAAAGAGCATCAG ACTCGCattgaggagctggaggaggcgCTGGAGGCAGAGCGAGCCTGGCGCTCCAAAGCTGAACGCCAGAGGAACGACGTTGCCAGAGAGCTGGAGGACCTTGGAGAGAAActggaggaggcaggaggagccTCTGCTGCTCAGATCGCTCTCAACAG GAAGAGGGAGGCAGACTTCCTGAAGCTGAGACGGGAGCTGGAGGAGGCGGGGCTCCACCACGAGGCTATGGCCGCCACTCTGAGAAAGAAGCACTTGGACACAGTGGCAGAGCTCAGCGAGCAGATCGACGCTCTGCAGAGAGCTAAGCAGAAACTGGACAAGGAGAAGGCCGAGATCCGGCTGGAGGCTGACGACTTGGCTGCTAACGTGGAGCAGCTGTCCAGGGCCAAG gcagctGTAGAGAAGATGTGCAGGGTTTATGAAGACCAGCTGAATGAAACCAGGGGCAGAGCcgaggagctgcagagacaaCTAAATGAAGTTTCTGCTCAGAAAGCACGAGCACTCACAGAGACTG CTGAGTACAGCCGGCGTCTGGAGGAGCGGGACACTATGATTGGTCAGCTCCAGCGCTCCAAGGCGGGTGTTTGTCAAAACTATGAAGATCTGaagaggcagctggaggaggagagcaaa gctcGTGTAGCACTGGCCCATGCGGTGCAGGCGTCTCGACATGACTGCAGCCTGCTCAGAGAGCAGcttgaggaggagcaggaggccaaGGCTGAACTGCAGAGGGCGCTGTCCAAAGCCAACAGCCAGGTGGTCGAGTGGAGAGCCAAGTACGAGACTGATGCTGTGCTGAGAATAGAGGAGCTGGAAGACGCAAA GAAGAAGCTGGTGGTCAAAGTGCAGACTGTTCAGGAGGCCGTGGAGGCGTCTCAGGCCAAATGCTCCTCACTGGAGAAATCTAAACACGGTCTACAGACAGAGATCGAAGACCTGGTGATTGAACTGGAACGATCCAACGCTGCTGCTCTGGCTCTGGACAAGAGGCAACGCAACTTTGACAAG CTGTTGAGCGACTGGAAGCTGAAGTTTGAGGAAAGCCAGACAGAACTGGAGGCATCGCAGAAAGAGTCCCGCAGTCTGAGCACTGAGCTCTTCAAACTGAAGAACTGCTACGAAGAAGCTCTGGACCATCTGGAGACAGTTAAGCGAGAAAACAAGAACCTGCAAG AGGAGATACTGGACCTGACAGATCAGATCAGCCAGGGAGGGAAGACCATCCACGAGCTGGAGAGAACGAAAAAGCTCCTCAATGTGGAGAAGAGTGATATCAAAACAGCTCTAGAGGAAGCAGAG GGTACTCTGGAGCATGAGGAGACCAAGACCTTGAGATTTCAGATGGAGTTGCAGCAGCTAAGGACTGAGATCGAACGCAAGATtgcagagaaagatgaggagatcGACAATCTCAG GCGGAGCTACCAGCGCTCTCTGGAGACCATGCAGGCCAGCTTGGAGGCTGAGGTCCGCAGTCGCAGCGAGGCCGTTCGtctgaggaagaagatggaaTCTGACCTGAATGAGATGGAGATTCACCTGGGACACgcaaacagacaggcagccgAGAGCCAGAGGATGATCAGACACCTGCAGTCACAG GTTAAGGAGCAACAGGTGGACCTGGAAGACAAAGTCCAGCTGAACAATCAGCTCAAGGAACAGATCGTCCTGCTGGAGCGACGTTTTTCATTGAtgacagtggaggaggaggagctacGGGAGATCCTGGAACAAACCGACCGCGCCCGCAAGATGGCCGAAcatgagctggtggaagtggcaGAGAAAGTAAACTTGCTCACCACACAg AACGCAGGCCTGGTGAGCAGTAAGAGGAAGCTGGAGGCGGATCTGTCTGTGCTGAcgggagaggtggaggaggccaTGCTGGAGAGTCACAGCGCCGAAGAGAAGGCCAAGAAAGCCATCACTGAT GCGGCTCTGATGGCcgaggagctgaagaaggagcaggacagcagcagtaTGTTGGAGAGAATGAAGAAGAACATGGTGTCCACGGTGAAAG agctgcaggtcaaAATGGACGAGGCGGAGCAGGTGGCGCTGAGGGGAGGAAAGAAACAACTTCATAAACTGGAAACGAGA gtgaGGGGGCTGCAGACCGAGCTGATGGTGGAGCATAAGAGAAGCGAGGAGTATCAGAAAGGAGTCCGTCGCTACGAGAGGAGATGCAAAGAGCTGATGTACCAG TcggaggaggacaggaagactCTGATGAGGATGCAGGAGCTGATTGATAAGCTTCAGACCAAAGTTAAGAGCTACAAGAGACAAGCTGAGAATGCA GAGGAGCAGGTGAGCTGCAATGCAGCACGTTTCAGGAAAGTTCAACACGAGCTGGATGACGCTGAGGAGAGAGCTGACATGGCTGAGACGACCGTCAACAAGCTGCGGATTCGAGCCCGCGAGCAGAGCAGCAAAGTGGCCATA atcGCTGAGTGA